A segment of the Flavobacterium azooxidireducens genome:
TAAGAGAAAGAGCTTTCAATCCTGCAGATCATGCAATAAAAGTAGATGCGTATGTTAATGCGTTAACTTCAAAACAAGCGATGTTTAATGCTATTGTTGAAGAACATAAATTTGAATTTACAGGCGAAATGGAACGCAAACAAGCTCTAATTAGATGGAATTTATTAAAGACTAATATTGATTTAGCTAAGGAAAAATTATTCCGTTTGAGAGCTAGAGAAGGGGAGTATGCAGATGTTCCAACTACTCTCTATACTCAATATGCCGCTGATAATGAAACATTAATCATTTACGGATTAAATAGAGGAGAAATAAATGATCCCGGAACAGGATGGACAGCAACACCTTGGACAACTTTAACAGACTCTAAAATAAATGCTATTTATCGAAATAATCCTGACACAAAACAATTCTGGCCAATTTGGCAAGTGTTTTTAGATAATAGTAATAGTACATTAGTGAACGATTATGGTTATTAAAAGTCCATAATTAACCAAGTTACATTTTAAAAAACTCATCATTTTGTTCATTTAAAATGGTGAGTTTTTTAAGTTAAAGAATTCGATGTTGCTTAAAAATTAAAAAAAATTGGATTCGATTTAAAAAAATTAATATGAAAAATTTAAAATACAATTTAGTGTTACTTCTACTGCTAATTTCTTTTGACAACTTTGCTCAAGATAAGAAAATAACATGGAAAAGCATCACAGAAAATAACGATGAAAGTTGGTTTGCAACAGAAGAAGCCAAAAAAATAGCCGAAAACGTTTTGCTATACCAACGTGAAATTGGCGGTTGGCCCAAGAATATTGAAATTCAAAATGAGCTTTCAGAAAAAGAAAAGCAAGACCTTAAAAAGTTAAAATCAGATCCAACCGGTTGTACGATTGATAACGGAGCAACTTGTCAGGAATTACTTTTTCTATCAAAAGTTTATAAATCAAATCCTGATGAACGATATAAAATGGCTTTTTTAAAAGGAGTTATTTACTTGATTACTGCTCAGTACAAAAATGGGGGATGGCCACAGTTTTACCCATTAAAAGAAGGATATTACACGCACATCACTTACAATGATAATGCCATGGTGAATGTTTTGAAATTGTTGAAAGAAGTTAAAAGCAAATCCGATTTCTACTCAATTTCCGTTCCTGATGAAATCGCTAAAATGGCAGAATCATCTTTTAATAAAGGAATCGATTGCATACTAAAAACTCAATACAAACAAAGCGGTAGGTTAACTGCTTGGTGTGCACAACATGATCGTGAAACGCTTCAACCTGCAAAAGCTCGTGCGTATGAATTACCCTCGTTAAGCGGCAAAGAATCAGCCAAAATAGTATTGTTATTAATGTCGATAGAGAATCCATCAACAGAAGTAATTACTGCAATAAATTCAGCCGTAAATTGGTTTGAAAAAACAAAAATTACCGGAATTAAAATTGAAACAATTTCTACCGGAAAAAAAGATGAACAGGACAGAATTGTTGTTGAAAGCCCGGATGCCGAACCACTTTGGGCAAGATTTATGGAAATGAATGATAACAGACCTTTCTTTTGTGATCGAAACGGAAAGAAAAAATACAACTTATCTGAAATTAGTCAAGAACGCAGAATGGGCTATGGATGGTATACCAATGAACCTAAAGAAGTTTTAAAAAAATATTCCAATTGGAAAAAATCATTAAACTAATAAAAATGAAAAAAAATTTACTTTTCTGTTTGATGTTTTTTACATCAATGAATTATGCTCAAAATACAGACGTATGGGATTTTGGTGCCGTTCAACTCAATGAATCTGAGTACAATAATCAATTAAACGAAAGTGTAATTAATGCTTGGTATGTTGGCGTTACGCCTGGAACTGCAGGAGTAAACTTTCCAACAGCATTTTCAGCAGGCTCACTTTCTTGGGTAGGAAATGCAAGCGACAGATTACGAACAACTAACACCAATTTATCCCGTTTTGATGCCAATGTGGCCAGTGTTGCTGCTTATTCAGGAAGAGTTTATTGCAACGGAACAGTAACAACAACAAACGGTTTACCAAACAATAGATATTTACGAATTACAGTTGTTGAAGATGATGAAATCACAATTATTGCCAGAGGTGATACAGATGGAGTATTGACATTCGTTAACGAAGCAAATCCAAGTTTACAAACAAATACGTTTCCCATAACTTCCGCTTCCGGAAATGTGACAGAAGTGAAATTTGTCGCTCAAACAGCCGGAGCTTATCGCATTTATGATCAATTAGCCAAAGCAAGTTTCTATCGAATTTATAGAAAAGATGCCGTTTATACCAATGTTAACGGAACAATTGACTTAACGCAAGCAGCCGGAATTCCAAATGATTATTCTATTGTTTTTACCAATGAAGCAGGAAAAACGTGGTCGGCAGAAATTAATTCAAACACCTATAATGTTTCGGTTCCTGTGGGATATCAATATGCAATTAATTTAGTTGATGCCAACGGATACATCATTTCTGCTGGCGATACATTCAACACAACCGGCGTTACTACGCCAAATGTTTCGCATAACATTGCCATTTCAGGCATTACTTTATTCACCGTTACCGGAAATATTATTGGGCTTGGAACTGAAATTTCAAACTTAGAACTCAATTTTACACCTGATTCCTCCAGTGAAAGTGTTTTTATTCCGATTGCGAATGTAAATAGTAATAACGGAACGTACAGTGTTCAATTAGAATCGTCCATTCCCTATACAATTTTAGCTCAAGGTGTGAATGATTTTGAAATTGAAACCAATACAATTACTATAACCGAGAATACTTCATCAGATATAACATTTATTCCAAAACCGGTTTTTCCAATTTCAATTGAAACAATTGGTTTAACTATTGCTCAAGAAAGTGATTTAGAACTAACATTTACCAATTTAAACGAAGAAGGTTATAACTATACATTTACTGATTTAACTTCTATTTCATTAAGAAACGGAACATATAAAATTACAGCAAATGGGTTAGATAATTATCCTTTACAGTTGGCGTTAACGTCAAATCTTACTGTAAATAATGCTTCCGCTTCTAAAACGTTATCTTTTGTTCCGGTTACAGTTTGGTCTTTTGATGATAAAGTAATTAACTCAACCACTTCAACGTATTATAAAGGAATGCAATTGAATGGTCAAATTACAACTGTTGTTGCCTCTGGTCATTTAACAGCAAAAACAGGATCATCACTCGTAATTCCTGTAAATCCAAATGAAAGAGTATTGGTTTATTATTATTACACAGCCAATTTTTCAATTGAAGGTGGAGAAGTAATTACCACTTCAACCAACAGTACATCAATTGTAGAAAATGTTCAGTATGTCTATTCCGGCACAAATCCGGGAACGGTTACAATTAATGTTGGCGGTGCTGCATCTTTAACATCCTATTTCACAGAAATTCGAGTAATTCCAACTATTTCCTATTCTGAAACAATAACTGTTGGAGTTGACAAAGACTATCAAACCATCAATGCGGCTTTAGAAGCTGTTTCCTATATGAACAGAACAAGTGAAGAAAGAGTGACTATTATGATAGATGCCGGAAATTATGAAGAAATGTTAGTCATTAATCTTCCGAACATCACGTTAAAAAATGCAGATTCCAATGCAAATACATCCATTTTGAACGGAGGTATTGATATTGCACCGGGAGCTGTTAGGGTAACTTCCTACTATGGTCATGGCTATCATTATTATAGTATGAATAACAAACAAAAATGGAATCAAGATGTTTTAAATGTGAGTTTGCAGAATGGATTTTACACTAATCCAAATGCAGGTGCAGGTACAACCAATGGTTCGTATTGGAATGCAACAGTGGTAGTCAGTGCCAATGGATTTGAAGCCGAAAACATCATATTTGAAAATTCATTCAATCAATATATTTCTCAAAAAGAAGCTCAAGATGTTCTTGTCGCTTGGCCAACCGGAAGTCCGGGTGCGAGACCAACAAATGTTGGAAACACAGCTGTTCAAAACAGAATATTAGTAGAAAGAGCTGCTGCTATTGCTTTCGTAAACAATACAGACAAAGCGATATTGAATAAATGTAGAGTAATTGGTCGTCAAGATTCATTTTTTGGTGGAGCAGGAGCGAGAGTTGTTGTATATAAAGGCGATGTGATGGGAGCTGTAGACTATATTTTTGGTGGGATGGATGCCGTGTTTTATAAAACCAATTTGGTTATGAATACAAGTGATGCTTCTAATGATGTTGCTTATATTACTGCAGCTCAACAAACTTCCGGAAGAGGTTATCTAATGTATGAATGCACAATAACTTCAACAGAACCAGGCGTAGAAACCGCTTCTGTTTACCGTTCAAAACCGGGTTATTTCGGTCGTCCGTGGCAAGCTACTACAAGCGAAGTTGTTTTTTATAACACAACCATTGAAACATCAAACTATCCCGGATTTATTGATAATTCGTTGATTTTACCTTTAGGATGGCAAAATACATTAGGTGGAACGTCAAGCGGAATGTATGAATTTGGAACAATTGAACTTTCCGGTGTAAACAACGGTCCAAGTAGAGCAAGTTGGTCAACCCAATTAGCAAACCCAATTTTGAATGATGGCACACCAATTACAACGTTCAATTTTACAAAAGGAAATGACAATTGGGATCCGTTACCAAATTTGATTGCCAATGATCCGTTGAGTATTTCAGATGTGAGACAAGATTCAATCGACATTTTTTCAGTTAAGAATACAATCTACATTAAAAATGTAAAGGAAAATACAAACGTAACTATTTTCAATATAAGCGGAGCAAAAGTAAAATCATTCAACATCACTAATGAAACTGATTTTGTTATGAATCCGGGTCTTTGGATAGTAACCGTTAGAAATTCTGAAGGAAGAAAATCGGTTAAGTTGATTACAAATTAATTCAAAAAAATAAATGTTATGATTAAAAAAGTTTTTTTAAGCCTTATCTCACTATTATTTGTTTACCAAATTAATGCACAAAATTATTATTTTGCAACTCCACAAGGATATGGTGCTGCAACAACCGGAGGAGGAAATGCAACTCCAGTAACGGTAACAACATGGGCCAATTTGCGAACCCAAATGCAATCGGCAGGTTCAAAAGTTATATTGGTTTCCGGAGTAATAACTGTTCCGGCAAATCAACAATTAAGAGCTGTTATTACCAATAAAAGCTTAATCGGACTTCCCGGAGCTAGATTAGTAAGTGCTACCCAGGCTCATCCGGGTGGAGGAATTATTTATCTAAGACCGGGATCAAACAATGTAATTATCAGAAATATAATTTTTGAAGGACCTGGAGCCTATGATACTGATGGAGAAGATTCACTCACAGCAGACGGATGCACCAATTTATGGGTAGATCATTGCGAATTTCAAGACGGTTTGGATGGTAATTTTGATATGAAAGGCAACACCGATAATGTTACCGTTTCTTGGTGCAAGTTTACCTACCTAAAGCCACCTTTAGCAGGCGGTTCAGGCGGTTCGAATGACCATAGATTTTCCAATTTAGTTGGTTCTGGAAGCAATGATGCTCCGGCAGACGGACATTTTAGTGTAACCTTTCAAAATTGTTTTTGGGGATCTGGTTGCAGAGAAAGAATGCCAAGAGCTCGAAATGCTCAACTGCATATTTTAAATTGCTACTATAATACCGGTATTTCAAATTCAAGAGCACTTGGATTGGGCGGTGGTGCAAACAATACAACTTGTTATGTTGAAAATACCGATTTTACCGATATTAATAATGTTTATACAAGTTATAATAATTCAGATGGAGGAACTGTAGCTCTTTCCTTCAACAACTGCTTGGATGGAGCAAACAATATTGGTACAGTTGCAGCTCCAACTTATACAGCCACTACAGTTCCTGTGAATGAAGTGCAAGGCTTACTGACCGATGCAACGTGTGGTGCAGGAGCAACTTTACAAGTTTCTGCCGAAGGTGTAATTTCTCCAAATGAATGTGAAAGTTTGAATGTAATTGATTACACAGAAAATGATTTTATTAGAGTTTATCCAACGATTGTGAAAAATAATTTGACTATTGAAATAAAGATAGATCAATTAGAATCTGTGCAAATTGAATTGTTTAATTCTAATGGGCAACATCTTAAAAAGGAATCAAAAACTACATTACCTACTGAAAACATCACTTTAGAATTAGAAAATTTATCCTCCGGATTATATTTTGGAAGAGTAATTGTTAACCATAAAACGCATCATTTTAAATTCATTAAATCCTAGCTAGAATAAGTGAATTAGTACATATAAATTGTGTTTTTAAAAGAAAATATGTTTTAAATATATTTAAAACAAAAAAAAATCATTAAAATAGTTGCAAAATCATTTTTTTTACTACTTTTACGTAATCGATTACTTAAAATAATTAAAACCTTAAAAATTCATAAATCATGAGAAAAAAATTACTCTCTTTTGTTCTTCCAATTTTATTTTTTGGAACTATTGTAAATGCCCAAACCAAAATTTGGGATTTTGGAAATGATACGGCAACTTGGCCTTTGTCTGGTGGAATAGGAAATACTCCAATGGTAGTTGATAACTTAGGGTTATTTCCTTTGCCAGCAGGAAATATCAATTTTGGAGCAATAACTGGAAATAATGCAACATTTCCTGATGGTTATACTGCAACTCAAAGATTTCAAATGAACGGAGCTGGATATCCTACAGGACCTTTTCAAGTAATGCCAACTCAACGTTATTTGTTTATAGATGTAAGTGGTGCCTGCACTGTTAAAGTATGGTTTAGACCGGGTAGTGCAGATGCTGCACGTACTATTTATGTTACTAATGGTACTACTGTTATAGGTCAAGCTACTTCAGCGACATCTGGAGGAGATCAGACTATATTAACAGCAGCTGTTCCAGCTACAGGCAGATATTATATATACGGAGATACTGCTTGTA
Coding sequences within it:
- the pelA gene encoding pectate lyase; the encoded protein is MKNLKYNLVLLLLLISFDNFAQDKKITWKSITENNDESWFATEEAKKIAENVLLYQREIGGWPKNIEIQNELSEKEKQDLKKLKSDPTGCTIDNGATCQELLFLSKVYKSNPDERYKMAFLKGVIYLITAQYKNGGWPQFYPLKEGYYTHITYNDNAMVNVLKLLKEVKSKSDFYSISVPDEIAKMAESSFNKGIDCILKTQYKQSGRLTAWCAQHDRETLQPAKARAYELPSLSGKESAKIVLLLMSIENPSTEVITAINSAVNWFEKTKITGIKIETISTGKKDEQDRIVVESPDAEPLWARFMEMNDNRPFFCDRNGKKKYNLSEISQERRMGYGWYTNEPKEVLKKYSNWKKSLN
- a CDS encoding pectinesterase family protein; its protein translation is MKKNLLFCLMFFTSMNYAQNTDVWDFGAVQLNESEYNNQLNESVINAWYVGVTPGTAGVNFPTAFSAGSLSWVGNASDRLRTTNTNLSRFDANVASVAAYSGRVYCNGTVTTTNGLPNNRYLRITVVEDDEITIIARGDTDGVLTFVNEANPSLQTNTFPITSASGNVTEVKFVAQTAGAYRIYDQLAKASFYRIYRKDAVYTNVNGTIDLTQAAGIPNDYSIVFTNEAGKTWSAEINSNTYNVSVPVGYQYAINLVDANGYIISAGDTFNTTGVTTPNVSHNIAISGITLFTVTGNIIGLGTEISNLELNFTPDSSSESVFIPIANVNSNNGTYSVQLESSIPYTILAQGVNDFEIETNTITITENTSSDITFIPKPVFPISIETIGLTIAQESDLELTFTNLNEEGYNYTFTDLTSISLRNGTYKITANGLDNYPLQLALTSNLTVNNASASKTLSFVPVTVWSFDDKVINSTTSTYYKGMQLNGQITTVVASGHLTAKTGSSLVIPVNPNERVLVYYYYTANFSIEGGEVITTSTNSTSIVENVQYVYSGTNPGTVTINVGGAASLTSYFTEIRVIPTISYSETITVGVDKDYQTINAALEAVSYMNRTSEERVTIMIDAGNYEEMLVINLPNITLKNADSNANTSILNGGIDIAPGAVRVTSYYGHGYHYYSMNNKQKWNQDVLNVSLQNGFYTNPNAGAGTTNGSYWNATVVVSANGFEAENIIFENSFNQYISQKEAQDVLVAWPTGSPGARPTNVGNTAVQNRILVERAAAIAFVNNTDKAILNKCRVIGRQDSFFGGAGARVVVYKGDVMGAVDYIFGGMDAVFYKTNLVMNTSDASNDVAYITAAQQTSGRGYLMYECTITSTEPGVETASVYRSKPGYFGRPWQATTSEVVFYNTTIETSNYPGFIDNSLILPLGWQNTLGGTSSGMYEFGTIELSGVNNGPSRASWSTQLANPILNDGTPITTFNFTKGNDNWDPLPNLIANDPLSISDVRQDSIDIFSVKNTIYIKNVKENTNVTIFNISGAKVKSFNITNETDFVMNPGLWIVTVRNSEGRKSVKLITN
- a CDS encoding T9SS type A sorting domain-containing protein, with translation MRKKLLSFVLPILFFGTIVNAQTKIWDFGNDTATWPLSGGIGNTPMVVDNLGLFPLPAGNINFGAITGNNATFPDGYTATQRFQMNGAGYPTGPFQVMPTQRYLFIDVSGACTVKVWFRPGSADAARTIYVTNGTTVIGQATSATSGGDQTILTAAVPATGRYYIYGDTACNLYKVEVTGATVNTSLSLENLNKLTTNVFGAGNQVYVQNVVSNTEVKVYGITGALVKSFNTTSDVNFELNKGLYIVNVKSEEGEKSVKVLMN
- a CDS encoding pectate lyase family protein, with amino-acid sequence MIKKVFLSLISLLFVYQINAQNYYFATPQGYGAATTGGGNATPVTVTTWANLRTQMQSAGSKVILVSGVITVPANQQLRAVITNKSLIGLPGARLVSATQAHPGGGIIYLRPGSNNVIIRNIIFEGPGAYDTDGEDSLTADGCTNLWVDHCEFQDGLDGNFDMKGNTDNVTVSWCKFTYLKPPLAGGSGGSNDHRFSNLVGSGSNDAPADGHFSVTFQNCFWGSGCRERMPRARNAQLHILNCYYNTGISNSRALGLGGGANNTTCYVENTDFTDINNVYTSYNNSDGGTVALSFNNCLDGANNIGTVAAPTYTATTVPVNEVQGLLTDATCGAGATLQVSAEGVISPNECESLNVIDYTENDFIRVYPTIVKNNLTIEIKIDQLESVQIELFNSNGQHLKKESKTTLPTENITLELENLSSGLYFGRVIVNHKTHHFKFIKS